A window of Rhododendron vialii isolate Sample 1 chromosome 11a, ASM3025357v1 contains these coding sequences:
- the LOC131306906 gene encoding uncharacterized protein LOC131306906 has translation MGRFHNMYIDTTPKFTTIAFRMSIKRCPAPITSLSPNEENIFVVSLSISLFVLRSFHYETNRNQIRKSKISRHRKRNLVGRNQGQIKRLRFRDFRPKNSVMVQGKIPEPSEELRPPLTNLVQGPTDLLGLDPDKVQKHFHLFFLLHSCCIFEEFCCLDWLVDLVSAVLESE, from the exons ATGGGTAGGTTTCACAACATGTACATTGACACCACTCCTAAATTCACCACTATTGCCTTCAGAATG tcgaTCAAGCGGTGCCCCGCTCCGAtcacctccctctctcccaaTGAAGAGAATATCTTCGTTGtctccctctccatctccctCTTTGTCCTGAGATCCTTCCACTATGAAACCAATCGTAACCAAATCCGAAAATCAAAGATTTCCCGTCACCGAAAGCGAAATCTCGTGGGCCGGAACCAAGGCCAGATCAAGCGGCTTCGATTTCGAGATTTCAGGCCAAAAAACTCTGTCATGGTACAGGGTAAGATCCCGGAGCCAAGCGAGGAGCTGAGACCGCCCTTGACGAATTTGGTTCAGGGTCCCACGGATCTGTTGGGTCTCGACCCGGACAAGGTCCAGAAGCATTTTcatctcttctttcttctccattcATGTTGCAT TTTTGAGGAATTTTGCTGTCTAGACTGGTTGGTTGATTTGGTGAGTGCGGTATTAGAAAGTGAATAG